Genomic DNA from Porites lutea chromosome 4, jaPorLute2.1, whole genome shotgun sequence:
CGATAGGTCCGGCAACatttgatttgaaaaaaatattctgttTACAATGTGTACAGCTGCTGTACATTTAGGCTTGCATTGGTATAATTGAAGGATGGAAGTTTAGATTATTTCGCTCATAAATCTGGCTTGGGATTATCCACAACGAGGTCCTTGTTACTTTCCGCGTTAGGAACTGCACTTACGGACATGATTTCCCCCGTGTACAATTTTTTTAGTACCAAATCTTTGCACACAAGGCTTTCTGTGGGGCGTGCTTCTTTGCTTGAAAATGGGATCCTAGAAGGAGATGAACTGGGTAATTTTCCTGTGaatacttttgtttttctgtccattgcttttggcttaaatttttttggagGAAAGTTATGAATGAATGACAGAGTTAACATGCTACTAAGTATTCAAAagttctttccaagaaaaaaaaataatcaggaGTTTTtaagtttggagtaaactttgagtcttaatgaaattttagttggatcatgttgatgaatgcagttgtgtaggatgtgcagtttccaattttgatcttctgtcagaattatgagagaacactcacagatctcattcaaacattacagtttcattgttattcctataaacttctcatcaggtctCCATTTTACATGAATCaatgtgatatatatttgaaggggTTGTTGTTTCACCGTGAAGTAATTTTCACGGCTTTGTTTTTTGATATGAAGTtcagtttcttcttagttgttgcctaaggcagtgttgaagtatCTGACTTGTTAacatacatttcttttcatttctcttcagaaaagacTGATTGATcgtgaatcaaacaaagtgcagcctgacaaacaagatttttttgaCGAACAAATGTGTACTCAAGGAAAGCATGTGTCCCTGAcaatgtcaataaaatttattaatggaaaaaTCTGGgttttactcctttgtagcactttaGACTATATGCatattcacttttttaacctttaggtacttaaaaaaattataattagtATTTTTTCCCACTAACACTAgaatcaaagttctcttcttttaaatATAGTATtcccctaattttaaaaatttcattatcttattcagatcaagcacagtaaccattgaaaagaaaaaagaaaaaaaaccttgctCGGTCaaagacggctttaaagttttgatattaaaattgcacCCGTTCTCAATGAAATGACTGAATGCAGACACTAaagttcatttagctcatgttcaagcttttttttataacttggaaagtgttgctggagaaaaaatatttttgctttaccttttcgaaaaaaataaaataaaataactaccaggtgtctaagcaatttcaaaggacccatagtgtcttatttaCCTGCTACATCGAGCTGTGAACAAGGCCGTTTTTCCTAGTGACCCTGCTTTTATCAGAAAcattgttgtccttcgtgatcCAAAGTTGAATCCTGTAAACCGGCGAAATCGCGAGCATCGCaggaaacgaatcccacaggaATACGTGacaaaggataataaaaagtctagactattctaaaaatatccgatatgcatttgcaactcatattaagccgcaattaaccttctttccactggaataaacaaactatggaggtattgccgccatttttaatttggcaatgtcacgtggtcgcgcgAGGACCAATCAGACgtttttcgccggtgaaagTGTTGACACCAGGGCGACGGCTTGAGCATAAGCAACATTTCTCctctttgaaaatttacttcctGTCGCGTCTTACAGCTGTCGCGTCTCGGATCTTAAAGTCACATTGTAGACCCAAAACTCAGACAAACTGAAATTAACGTAGTGGTtgtaagtaagacttaagagccgctAAGTTATTCATGTATGAAGGCCTAAGTAagatctcaagtaactttgctttgcatctccttaaagtcggaaagttgaaacgatacaagaaagtttcaagcgacttgaaaaccatccttatgaccgacttagctgacttgcggtttcttgagctttgagaaaggcgagacatgtcaatcaatcttgcttttgttgcgtgggaaaataacctgaagtaaaaaagaatcggtcgTGTGTGAAGCCTTATTTTActtaaagtaattaaaatttacttgtcttgaaatatgtcttagcttatttaggctctagtgtaaagaccaCCAATGACTAAACTccgacaaaaattgcaaattagtcACTCCGACGTCATTCGCGCGCTACTCTAACTTATTTGCAAGTGCACTCAGCGGTGTGTGCCTTCTCTATCATTCAGTAGCATTCTTATTGATTTGCATATAAGAATGACAAGAACAGACCGGGGAATCAGTATGAAAGTCCGGTTCCCAAGATATTCTTGAAAAGTCCAATATCAGACTTACCTTAGTATGAAGGACGTCCATTTATTTGCAGTTTTCGTCAGCTTTGTGATCGTTTCGTTGTTCCTGTATCATTCAAGTCGTGGTGTATATTCTGGGATGGATTCAGATAACTTTATTAATATTGGTTTCCAGAATGCCCCGGCAACAAACTACTCCAAGCCTCGAAAGATTTTAATTTACACAGAGTTCTTTTACAGCGGTTTACCTTGGCCGGGATTGACAACTACAGAAGATTTCAAACAGTTCAAAGGCCAGAAATGCTCAGTAACCAACTGTGAACTAACATACGACAAGAATGACTCCATGAGTAGCGATGTAGTAATCTTTCACGCATATAATATGCCCTCTTCAAAAGAGATGTTTCGATTGCAACGTCAAAGACCTCAACATCAAGTCTGGGTTTACTTCCACCTGGAAAACCCGATAGTTACATCATATATTGCACCTCATAAGCACCGCAGTGACTTGGACAATGTGTTTAACTGGACAATGACGTTTATGCGAGAGTCAGATATTTTCCATCCTTATGGATTTTATTTGCCGCTAACGAAGGGTGAACGTAGTTCAGTACCAAGTCAAAATCACGCCATTGGGAAGACGAAGCTTGCTGTATGGTTGGGAAGTGGTTGTGGCCAAGTTCTGGATGAAAGAAAAGTCCGAATGATGTACATACATAACCTAAGAAAGCTCATTCCCGTTGATATTTATGGAAATTGTGCGAAGTATTTCCATCAAACAGTCCGAGACTGCCCGAAAACGGCGGACGATCATCCGACCCCAGAATGTGCTTCTCTCTTGCAAGAATACAAGTTTATCCTGGCTTTCGAGAACATGAATTGCAAAGATTACATCACTGAGAAATATTGGTGTAATCCCTTGGAACTGGGATTGGTCCCTGTAGTGATGGGGGGTGCAGATTATAAAGCCCTTGCTATaccaggttcttatataaacgTGTTTGATTTCTCGTCTCTGAAAGAATTAGCAGATCATTTGATATTTCTCGACAAAAATGACGGagaatataataaatatttcgAGTGGAAGAAGCTTTATAAAGTTGGCGGCTGTTTGCGAGGCAACAACATGGCGAACCACTACCCCTGGATGTGTGAAGTTTGCGCTGCTGCGAACAATGGATCGCTTTTAAGTAAACCTAAGTTCTATAAAAAgattcaaaatttttatgacCCAGAAAAAAGATGCGGAATACAATATTCACGGCTAAAGGAAATCATATCAGAAGCATTTGATAACTCTCAAAAACTGCTTAAGATAACACAAGCATGATCAAATCAAACAGCATTTGATATTTAATACCGCGACAGAAACATTTACTTAAATTGAGGAACTATAAAACTCAAGTTAAAGAGCTAGGCAGAAATGACAGTCGTATTGGTCACATCTCTGAAATGGATATCACAATATGCGGTATGCGATCAAGTTTTACTGGTAACATTTTAGTTATGGGTGACATGTAAACGCTTTGTTATTGTGTCACCGCCGTTTATCAAACAAGTGAGTTAGACCAGTTGCTAGTTGATGTGAAAAGAGCTTTGTTCTGAAACAGATTTTAAACTAACAGAACCAGGTGAGCTCCTGACAGATCTATTCATTTTTATGGCTGGGGCAACAAATTGTCGGGAAAGAAATAGGTGATGCTTAAGTTTATTATTTCGTGATGAAATATTAATTAGAAATTGACATTTGTAGCTCAAAGAAGTTAGATTTCGTGACATTAGATTTCACAACAGTGTAGACAAAGTCCGAGTATATTTACGATATAAAATGATGTAACTGCATGcattttcttaggctaaataaGGTGAAAGAACGTGCGATTTTGTAATAGACACTTAATTTAGATACATTACAATGGGAACTTTAATGtaacaagacgcctaaagtcgtttccgtgggatgcgttggtctatggaagcataatggcgttctatctgcatttggaaaaataaggaaaccggaaagatgtttcatgttatgagcatcgatgagtaggttacctgtatgggttggtttaatgtgcttatgactgaatttatagtagcctgcgttgcaggcTACTATTTCCCCCCaatccacatcccctttttgcttcctcactatcccctacccctttcgacagtggtcgcaaggatggagttgatcttgttttgatccatcgctatgtagttattttcgtagcacgatttggataagaaaaagaagttattttgcatcaaaacaaggtttacccgtgtaacttaaattggaatgttaacCGAAACAAGTAATGCAGAACATGCGcataatgctctctgattaacctgaacaggaactatatgtataaagatacgtcatatcttggtagtaagttgccaaaggtaactttttcaaagagaaataaacattgtagtttttggttaatggaacaaaacaaaacaaaacaaaacatccgcttgctttatccagggtcgaacccagggttacaaagttcgataaagttccaatgttttaatccaagatgaaagtttaatattccaagatgctcttgaaacggttaaaaattaattgcaatgtgtttccaaggtctcaaagttaacatagttccaatgattatccctgattccaaggtataataagtttactaaggtcctgatccgtgtcccatccagaagtctAATCCATGCcgaaagcgagtcgtcgatcgacaAGGAcgatattttcgcgatttcaccgccaatcgtcaagggtacgagttgaaatttacgcgatttaacctcccatcgtcaaggtgttttcggtaagaaaagaaaaaactgaactctagct
This window encodes:
- the LOC140935264 gene encoding glycoprotein 3-alpha-L-fucosyltransferase A-like, with the translated sequence MKDVHLFAVFVSFVIVSLFLYHSSRGVYSGMDSDNFINIGFQNAPATNYSKPRKILIYTEFFYSGLPWPGLTTTEDFKQFKGQKCSVTNCELTYDKNDSMSSDVVIFHAYNMPSSKEMFRLQRQRPQHQVWVYFHLENPIVTSYIAPHKHRSDLDNVFNWTMTFMRESDIFHPYGFYLPLTKGERSSVPSQNHAIGKTKLAVWLGSGCGQVLDERKVRMMYIHNLRKLIPVDIYGNCAKYFHQTVRDCPKTADDHPTPECASLLQEYKFILAFENMNCKDYITEKYWCNPLELGLVPVVMGGADYKALAIPGSYINVFDFSSLKELADHLIFLDKNDGEYNKYFEWKKLYKVGGCLRGNNMANHYPWMCEVCAAANNGSLLSKPKFYKKIQNFYDPEKRCGIQYSRLKEIISEAFDNSQKLLKITQA